From Saccharothrix espanaensis DSM 44229, the proteins below share one genomic window:
- a CDS encoding DUF6461 domain-containing protein produces the protein MLPEPVVRPDAVGYYAALAAAGGAWPSEAMCLTVVRGLSVAEASDRFDAPLMGHAATLVDVARAATTAFPDELPLVVADHVDGWALLGEENGYHGAGRDVLAALSVGTVAASVYWNVEYDSLLMVACDGRVLSALEFGGAARGGDRPDAARPYLDGLPFGERPRAAGLAFLERFSGVRLPGDWPTRELPAAVVVGPERFRPANPRAWLRPGDEPSHEPARAVAERACRAHGVVPGDEPLARAHAEYRAALHLRWRRCLPLPESMDVIERLHAEMRRRDADTGEERAAAARAHALAAVAASAEHDPVTATGWALYNAAQADEASRADRHPQEWIRPT, from the coding sequence ATGTTGCCTGAGCCTGTGGTGCGTCCCGACGCGGTCGGGTACTACGCCGCCCTGGCGGCTGCCGGGGGAGCGTGGCCGTCGGAGGCGATGTGCCTGACGGTGGTGCGCGGGTTGTCCGTGGCCGAGGCGTCGGACCGGTTCGACGCCCCGCTCATGGGCCACGCCGCGACGCTGGTCGACGTGGCCAGGGCGGCGACCACGGCGTTTCCGGATGAGTTGCCGCTTGTCGTCGCGGACCACGTCGACGGGTGGGCGCTGTTGGGGGAGGAGAACGGTTATCACGGCGCGGGCCGGGACGTCCTCGCCGCGCTGTCGGTCGGGACGGTCGCGGCGAGCGTGTACTGGAACGTCGAGTACGACAGCCTCCTGATGGTGGCGTGCGACGGCCGGGTGCTCTCGGCGCTGGAGTTCGGCGGCGCGGCACGCGGTGGCGACCGGCCGGACGCGGCGCGACCGTACCTGGACGGGTTGCCGTTCGGGGAGCGGCCCCGCGCCGCCGGGTTGGCTTTCCTGGAACGGTTTTCCGGCGTTCGACTCCCGGGCGACTGGCCGACGCGGGAGCTGCCCGCCGCGGTGGTCGTCGGCCCGGAGCGGTTCCGGCCCGCGAACCCCCGGGCGTGGCTGCGGCCCGGTGACGAACCGTCGCACGAGCCGGCGCGCGCGGTCGCCGAGCGGGCCTGCCGGGCGCACGGCGTGGTGCCCGGCGACGAGCCGCTGGCCCGTGCGCACGCCGAGTACCGTGCTGCCCTGCACCTGCGGTGGCGGCGATGCCTGCCGCTGCCCGAGTCGATGGACGTGATCGAGCGGTTGCACGCCGAGATGCGTCGCCGGGACGCCGACACCGGCGAGGAACGCGCGGCGGCGGCCCGTGCCCACGCGCTGGCGGCCGTCGCGGCGAGCGCGGAGCACGACCCCGTCACGGCGACCGGGTGGGCCCTCTACAACGCGGCGCAGGCCGACGAGGCGAGCCGGGCCGACCGCCACCCGCAGGAGTGGATCCGCCCGACCTGA
- a CDS encoding glycoside hydrolase family 3 protein, with protein MSRRHLGAVLAAVLAAGLVTAGAHASPTQPAVGEPRTEDGCARIEKSLPVLSDWPAVDSRVGSGAGDERRIRKLLGSMTLAEKVGQMAQAEIGTITPDEVREYGIGSVLNSAGSWPGLDKHAAPGAWLALADSYWNASTTSRTRVPVIWGTSAVHGHNNVYGATVFPHNIGLGAAHDPCLVREIGEATAEQLRATGQDWAYAPGLAVPQDDRWGRTYEGYSEDPRITRAYGYEAVKGLQGADRRRVGVLATAKNFVGDGGTLRGRDQGVTPSSAAEMINLHGQGYYGALAAGAQTVMVSYSSWANAEVGIDEGKLHGSKTTITDVLKGKMGFDGLVMTDWNGIGQVPGCSNYSCPQAINAGIDVVMVPTDWKAFIADTVAQVESGQIPLSRIDDAVTRILRVKLRAGVLDGVQPSARAGAGSAKALAARKVAREAVRESQVLLKNNGGVLPLKPRSKVLVVGKSADSLQNQTGGWTLSWQGTGNANADFPNGTTILGGLREALGAQNVVFSETGDVDPAGFDAVIAVIGETPYAEGTGDLGRRSLEAAKLYPRDLAVLDKVRGRGAPVVTVYVSGRPLHVNKELNRSDAFVASWLPGTEGGGVADLLVRGRHTYPGFTGTLSYSWPRSACQTSLNPGQAGYDPLFKPRYGLKSWQRTTIGQLDESSPAAGCDDDGGGGTATEDRRLYVAGDVAPYRGYIASPDNWDGTEIGPDGTAAHSSIAITPADVNATGDGLRGTWPGTGPGQVFLADPAGGTDLRGYLNANAAVVFDVVVHRPPANRTALGAHCGWPCLAEVDVTKVLTDLPVGTRSTVKIPVSCLAAAGLDLEKVNIPFLVFTDGPFEASFANVRWVPKAAQDPDAKTCADVG; from the coding sequence ATGTCACGCAGACACCTGGGTGCCGTGCTCGCCGCGGTGCTCGCCGCCGGGTTGGTCACCGCCGGTGCCCACGCCTCCCCGACGCAGCCGGCGGTGGGCGAGCCGCGCACCGAGGACGGGTGCGCCCGGATCGAGAAGTCGTTGCCGGTGCTGTCCGACTGGCCGGCGGTGGACAGCCGCGTCGGGTCCGGCGCGGGCGACGAGCGGAGGATCCGCAAGCTCCTCGGGTCGATGACCCTGGCCGAGAAGGTCGGCCAGATGGCACAGGCCGAGATCGGGACCATCACGCCGGACGAGGTGCGCGAGTACGGCATCGGCTCGGTCCTCAACAGCGCGGGCTCGTGGCCGGGGCTGGACAAGCACGCCGCTCCCGGCGCGTGGCTCGCCCTCGCCGATTCGTACTGGAACGCCTCGACCACCTCGCGCACCCGCGTGCCGGTGATCTGGGGTACCAGCGCGGTGCACGGCCACAACAACGTCTACGGTGCGACGGTCTTCCCGCACAACATCGGTCTGGGCGCGGCGCACGACCCGTGCCTGGTCCGCGAGATCGGCGAGGCGACGGCGGAGCAGCTGCGCGCCACGGGCCAGGACTGGGCGTACGCGCCGGGGCTGGCCGTGCCGCAGGACGACCGCTGGGGCCGCACCTACGAGGGGTACTCCGAGGACCCGAGGATCACCCGCGCGTACGGCTACGAGGCCGTGAAGGGCCTTCAGGGTGCGGACCGGCGGCGGGTCGGCGTGCTGGCCACGGCCAAGAACTTCGTCGGCGACGGCGGCACGCTGCGCGGCCGAGACCAGGGCGTGACCCCGTCCTCCGCCGCCGAGATGATCAACCTGCACGGGCAGGGCTACTACGGCGCGCTGGCGGCCGGGGCGCAGACCGTGATGGTGTCCTACAGCAGTTGGGCCAACGCCGAGGTCGGGATCGACGAGGGCAAGCTGCACGGCAGCAAGACGACCATCACCGACGTGCTCAAGGGCAAGATGGGCTTCGACGGCCTCGTCATGACCGACTGGAACGGCATCGGCCAGGTCCCCGGCTGCTCGAACTACTCGTGCCCGCAGGCGATCAACGCCGGCATCGACGTGGTGATGGTGCCTACCGACTGGAAGGCGTTCATCGCCGACACCGTCGCCCAGGTCGAGAGCGGGCAGATCCCGTTGTCCCGCATCGATGACGCGGTGACCCGGATCCTGCGCGTCAAGCTGCGCGCGGGCGTGCTGGACGGTGTGCAGCCCTCGGCTCGCGCGGGTGCCGGGTCCGCGAAAGCCTTGGCAGCGCGCAAGGTGGCCCGTGAAGCGGTGCGCGAGTCCCAGGTGTTGTTGAAGAACAACGGCGGCGTGCTGCCGCTCAAGCCGCGCTCCAAGGTGTTGGTGGTCGGCAAGAGCGCGGACAGCCTCCAGAACCAGACCGGCGGCTGGACGTTGTCCTGGCAGGGCACCGGGAACGCCAACGCGGACTTCCCCAACGGCACCACGATCCTCGGCGGCCTGCGCGAAGCGCTGGGAGCGCAGAACGTCGTGTTCTCCGAAACCGGTGACGTGGACCCGGCCGGGTTCGACGCGGTGATCGCGGTGATCGGCGAAACCCCGTACGCCGAAGGCACCGGCGACCTGGGCCGGCGCAGTCTGGAGGCGGCGAAGCTGTACCCGCGTGACCTGGCCGTGCTGGACAAGGTCCGGGGTCGTGGCGCGCCGGTCGTCACCGTCTACGTGTCCGGCCGGCCGTTGCACGTCAACAAGGAGCTGAACCGCTCGGACGCGTTCGTGGCGTCGTGGCTGCCCGGCACCGAGGGCGGCGGCGTCGCGGACCTGTTGGTGCGCGGACGTCACACGTACCCGGGCTTCACCGGCACCCTGTCCTACTCGTGGCCGCGCAGCGCGTGCCAGACCTCGCTCAACCCCGGCCAAGCGGGCTACGACCCGCTGTTCAAGCCGCGCTACGGCCTGAAGTCGTGGCAGCGCACCACCATCGGGCAGTTGGACGAGTCGTCGCCGGCGGCCGGGTGCGACGACGACGGTGGCGGCGGCACGGCGACCGAGGACCGGCGGCTGTACGTGGCCGGGGACGTCGCGCCCTACCGGGGCTACATCGCGTCGCCGGACAACTGGGACGGCACCGAGATCGGACCGGACGGCACGGCCGCGCACAGCTCGATCGCCATCACGCCGGCCGACGTGAACGCGACCGGTGACGGGCTGCGGGGGACGTGGCCGGGCACCGGGCCGGGGCAGGTCTTCCTGGCCGACCCGGCCGGTGGCACGGACCTGCGCGGCTACCTCAACGCGAACGCCGCCGTGGTGTTCGACGTGGTGGTGCACCGGCCGCCGGCCAACCGGACGGCGTTGGGCGCGCACTGCGGGTGGCCGTGCCTGGCCGAGGTCGACGTCACCAAGGTGCTCACCGACCTGCCGGTGGGCACGCGGTCGACGGTGAAGATCCCGGTCTCGTGCCTGGCGGCGGCCGGGCTGGACCTGGAGAAGGTCAACATCCCGTTCCTGGTGTTCACCGACGGCCCGTTCGAGGCGTCCTTCGCGAACGTCCGCTGGGTGCCGAAGGCCGCCCAGGACCCGGACGCGAAGACCTGCGCGGACGTGGGCTGA
- a CDS encoding CHAT domain-containing protein produces MRAERAREAVVGRVEGAPDEFLRAIGDDPAGWMALADKALGESAADRTVLGAVAALMRFTLSEISPRHPLREQCVRLLAVALVDTAQHHDDEAAYTEFQTVVRFEAERLPDDDPARARLTGMLASVGARRRESTHDRMTAEARALLDRFEATEDEAALDEAIARFRAVVLRIADEPDRRHPLGSLGLALVLRYQLHADPGDLRAAISAWRRALAHTPPGNGRVQLVANLAGALHHLFDLERDEAVREESFQLARSVRGEGVAEMRRLNNLAAGLVARFVETGDTRAADEAIELHERAIAMTDPADPQYATRLHNLSDLVKVRFSAAEDPAAVDRSIDLSRRAYAAANTPPRQRFALALALAAGLSLRSERSADLASLAEAVELIRVFVADGPRQDPDRPFLLGKASLILSTYYDATGDAAVAGEAAAAAREALRAAGTGHPHRPMLLFALSHVLSRVHHHTGEAAALAESRRLMAEAASVPAQSPLDRAGMLVLVAGAQVAQQRWAEAADAYDQAIGLFPLLVSRRLTRADQEKRLAERAVTVRDAGAVALQAGDPERALTLIEHGRGTLFAQSLENRDDFDDLRADHPDLAAELLSLRDTLATWTAEGAGAGDDHHRLARRWEELVARVRELPGRQGFLGRVRVGELLSAAERGPVVVFSVSAIRSDALIVRPDGIEVVPLPGVTPEVVERNAREFLAAVADGEDVSGILGWLWDAVAGPVLDRLPDDPSQRVWWCPTGSLAFLPLHAAGRAGHGVLDRVVSSGTPTLRALLHARRAGVPAGTDTLVVAVPEAEGVPALPGVEREVRLLEDVLPTTTVLRDARRAEVLDQIGRHGRAHFACHAVTDTAHPSDSRLLLAGDAPLTVLDIARLRLEGDLAHLSACSTATVGPVLPDEAIHLASAFQLAGYRHVVATLWPVRDVFAVGFARDFYRVVAEHGAGSAALAVHQATRRLRDRLPDHPEIWAAHVHTGP; encoded by the coding sequence GTGCGAGCAGAACGTGCGCGGGAGGCGGTTGTCGGGCGCGTCGAGGGCGCGCCGGACGAGTTCTTGCGGGCCATCGGTGACGACCCGGCGGGTTGGATGGCGTTGGCGGACAAGGCACTCGGCGAGTCCGCCGCGGACAGGACGGTTCTCGGCGCGGTCGCCGCACTGATGCGGTTCACGCTCTCCGAGATCTCACCCCGGCACCCGCTGCGCGAGCAGTGCGTGCGGCTGCTCGCCGTCGCGCTGGTCGACACGGCGCAGCACCACGACGACGAAGCCGCCTACACCGAGTTCCAGACCGTGGTGCGGTTCGAGGCCGAACGCCTGCCGGACGACGACCCGGCGCGCGCCCGGCTCACCGGGATGCTCGCCTCGGTCGGGGCTCGCCGCCGCGAGTCGACGCACGACCGGATGACCGCCGAGGCCAGGGCGTTGCTCGACCGGTTCGAGGCCACCGAGGACGAGGCGGCGCTGGACGAGGCCATCGCGCGGTTCCGGGCGGTCGTCCTGCGCATCGCCGACGAACCCGACCGGCGCCACCCGTTGGGCAGCCTGGGGTTGGCGCTCGTCCTGCGCTACCAGCTGCACGCCGACCCCGGTGATCTGCGGGCGGCGATCTCGGCGTGGCGGCGGGCCCTGGCGCACACCCCGCCGGGCAACGGCCGCGTCCAACTCGTCGCGAACCTCGCCGGCGCGCTGCACCACCTGTTCGACCTGGAGCGCGACGAAGCGGTGCGGGAAGAATCCTTCCAGCTCGCCAGGTCGGTCCGCGGCGAAGGGGTGGCCGAGATGCGCCGGCTCAACAACCTGGCCGCGGGGCTGGTGGCGCGCTTCGTCGAGACCGGCGACACCCGCGCCGCGGACGAGGCGATCGAGCTGCACGAGCGGGCCATCGCGATGACCGACCCGGCCGACCCGCAGTACGCGACCCGCCTGCACAACCTGTCCGACCTGGTGAAGGTACGGTTCTCGGCGGCGGAGGACCCCGCTGCCGTGGACCGGTCCATCGACCTGTCCCGCCGGGCTTACGCCGCCGCGAACACCCCGCCGCGCCAGCGGTTCGCGCTCGCGCTGGCCCTCGCCGCCGGGCTGAGCCTGCGTTCCGAGCGGTCGGCGGACCTGGCGAGCCTGGCGGAGGCCGTCGAGCTGATCCGGGTGTTCGTCGCGGACGGCCCGCGCCAGGATCCGGACCGGCCCTTCCTGCTGGGCAAGGCGTCCCTGATCCTGTCGACGTACTACGACGCCACCGGGGACGCGGCGGTCGCCGGGGAGGCGGCGGCAGCGGCGCGGGAAGCGCTGCGCGCGGCCGGCACCGGCCACCCGCACCGCCCGATGCTGCTGTTCGCGCTGTCGCACGTGCTGAGCCGGGTGCACCACCACACGGGCGAGGCGGCGGCGCTGGCCGAGTCCCGGCGGCTGATGGCCGAGGCCGCTTCGGTTCCGGCCCAGTCGCCGCTGGACCGGGCCGGGATGCTGGTCCTGGTCGCGGGCGCGCAGGTGGCGCAGCAGCGCTGGGCCGAGGCCGCCGACGCCTACGACCAGGCGATCGGCCTGTTCCCGCTGCTGGTGTCGCGCCGGCTGACCCGCGCCGACCAGGAGAAGCGGCTCGCCGAACGCGCCGTGACCGTCCGGGACGCGGGCGCGGTCGCGTTGCAGGCGGGCGACCCGGAGCGGGCGTTGACGTTGATCGAGCACGGGCGCGGCACGCTCTTCGCGCAGTCGCTGGAAAACCGTGACGACTTCGACGACCTGCGCGCCGATCACCCCGACTTGGCAGCGGAACTGCTGTCGCTGCGCGACACCCTGGCCACCTGGACCGCCGAGGGCGCGGGAGCGGGCGACGACCACCACCGGCTGGCCCGCCGCTGGGAGGAACTGGTCGCCCGGGTCCGCGAACTCCCCGGCCGGCAGGGGTTCCTGGGCCGGGTGCGGGTCGGCGAGCTGCTCTCGGCCGCCGAGCGCGGGCCGGTGGTGGTGTTCTCGGTCAGCGCGATCCGTTCGGACGCCTTGATCGTGCGGCCGGACGGCATCGAGGTCGTGCCGCTGCCCGGTGTGACGCCGGAGGTCGTGGAGCGCAACGCGCGGGAGTTCCTCGCCGCCGTCGCGGACGGCGAGGACGTGAGCGGGATCCTCGGGTGGCTGTGGGACGCGGTGGCCGGGCCGGTGCTGGACCGCCTGCCGGACGACCCGTCGCAGCGGGTCTGGTGGTGTCCCACGGGTTCGCTCGCGTTCCTGCCCCTGCACGCCGCCGGCCGTGCCGGGCACGGCGTGCTGGACCGGGTCGTGTCCTCCGGCACGCCCACGCTGCGCGCCCTGCTCCACGCCCGTCGAGCGGGCGTCCCGGCCGGGACCGACACCCTGGTGGTGGCGGTGCCCGAGGCCGAGGGCGTGCCCGCGCTGCCGGGCGTGGAGCGGGAAGTGCGGCTGCTGGAGGACGTCCTGCCGACGACGACGGTGTTGCGCGACGCCCGCCGGGCCGAGGTGCTCGACCAGATCGGCCGGCACGGTCGGGCGCACTTCGCGTGCCACGCCGTCACCGACACCGCCCACCCGTCGGACAGCCGGCTGCTGCTGGCGGGCGATGCCCCGCTGACCGTGCTCGACATCGCGCGGTTGCGGCTGGAGGGCGATCTCGCGCACCTGTCGGCGTGTTCGACGGCGACGGTGGGGCCGGTGCTGCCGGACGAGGCGATCCACCTGGCGTCGGCGTTCCAACTCGCCGGCTACCGGCACGTGGTGGCGACCCTGTGGCCGGTGCGCGACGTCTTCGCGGTCGGTTTCGCCCGGGACTTCTACCGCGTGGTGGCCGAACACGGCGCGGGGAGCGCGGCGCTCGCCGTCCACCAGGCGACCCGCCGACTCCGCGACCGCCTGCCCGACCACCCCGAGATCTGGGCGGCCCACGTCCACACCGGCCCCTAG
- a CDS encoding mycothiol transferase, producing the protein MPTRRHDTPPPRTGGSETEVLRGFLDYLRTSIATKVDGAPEPHVRTAGVPSGTTLLGLLTHLTAVERSMFLGDQVTDWQATFHAPPDDRAADVLTRYRTAVRRANEVLDTCADLDAPVPRPGRPAPSVRWALVHLIEETGRHAGHADILRELIDGSTGR; encoded by the coding sequence ATGCCCACCCGACGACACGACACCCCGCCGCCCCGGACCGGCGGCAGCGAGACCGAGGTCCTGCGCGGCTTTCTCGACTACCTCCGGACCTCGATCGCCACCAAGGTCGACGGCGCACCCGAACCGCACGTCCGCACGGCGGGGGTGCCCTCCGGCACCACGCTGCTCGGCCTGCTGACCCACCTGACCGCCGTCGAACGCTCGATGTTCCTCGGCGACCAGGTCACCGACTGGCAGGCGACCTTCCACGCCCCGCCGGACGACAGAGCCGCCGACGTCCTCACCCGCTACCGGACGGCGGTCCGACGCGCGAACGAGGTGCTCGACACCTGCGCCGACCTCGACGCGCCGGTCCCCCGACCGGGCCGGCCCGCACCCAGCGTGCGCTGGGCCCTCGTCCACCTGATCGAGGAGACCGGCCGGCACGCCGGCCACGCCGACATCCTCCGCGAACTCATCGACGGCTCCACCGGACGCTGA
- a CDS encoding fibronectin type III domain-containing protein: protein MRSTSRARRFAIRSLVLGLFCSGAVVAVAGPAAAGPVEAGFDYRCALPNGHSLPVRAQVKGGLPDDTWKPNSTAYGDYTYIDVDVSLGGDPAVLGNGLSGGPGNGLGGGLRIDGDSTATLGATFDGPSGTHTAEAGLTFAPTRVGGSGFSLRAAGGFPALMFFRRAGDHVIRLGDLELSLRPELADGRPLGTITTTCTLAPGQGDVLGTLWVEGIIIERPVRPTGLHVTASTPTTVTLAWQSVPWWFETRGHDVYLDGVKVAFVPEKQTTLTGLAPDSQHRVKIVTRDDRGFASSPGQGLVFATPPR from the coding sequence GTGCGATCTACCAGCAGAGCACGGCGTTTCGCGATCAGGTCGCTGGTGCTGGGGCTGTTCTGCTCCGGCGCGGTCGTCGCGGTGGCGGGCCCGGCGGCGGCCGGACCGGTCGAGGCGGGCTTCGACTACCGGTGCGCCTTGCCCAACGGGCACAGCCTGCCCGTCCGGGCCCAGGTGAAGGGCGGGCTGCCCGACGACACCTGGAAGCCCAACAGCACCGCGTACGGCGACTACACCTACATCGACGTCGATGTGTCGCTCGGCGGCGACCCGGCGGTGCTGGGCAACGGGTTGAGCGGCGGGCCGGGCAACGGGTTGGGCGGCGGGCTGCGGATCGACGGCGACAGCACCGCGACGCTCGGCGCGACCTTCGACGGGCCGAGCGGGACGCACACCGCCGAGGCGGGCCTGACCTTCGCCCCGACCAGGGTCGGCGGGAGCGGCTTCTCGCTGCGCGCCGCCGGCGGTTTCCCGGCGCTGATGTTCTTCCGGCGAGCGGGCGACCACGTGATCCGCCTGGGCGACCTGGAGCTGAGCCTGCGCCCGGAACTGGCCGACGGCAGGCCGCTGGGCACGATCACCACGACGTGCACGCTCGCGCCGGGCCAGGGCGACGTGCTGGGCACCCTGTGGGTGGAGGGCATCATCATCGAACGACCGGTGCGGCCGACCGGGCTGCACGTGACGGCGTCGACGCCGACCACGGTCACCCTGGCCTGGCAGTCGGTCCCGTGGTGGTTCGAGACCAGGGGCCACGACGTGTACCTCGACGGGGTCAAGGTCGCGTTCGTACCGGAGAAGCAGACGACCCTCACCGGCCTGGCCCCCGACAGCCAGCACCGGGTGAAGATCGTGACCCGTGACGACCGCGGCTTCGCGTCGAGCCCCGGCCAGGGCCTGGTCTTCGCCACCCCGCCCCGCTAG
- a CDS encoding DUF4253 domain-containing protein: protein MISEPPLPDDLRALFAGGVDVGRTLSVPLPPGRSVAAADDAGGRPGFWLSDGPAPAGLWARLRAEHDRSGLWPLLLDALDDEDADYRPWGNGEVTPGRMSSPAGHDPARLLERWWGEHVEDALDDTATPAERDAVTAPYGSRWPGLAPGRPVSADAGRIADGLAEEILAGHPSVRLGLVAVGRAADAVTVVGWQGPTNYTDDTAELSAVLRSWEERFGARVVAVGFATLLLSVAAPPTTRDEALAVAAEHFALCPDNIWQDDEPHTLARYAERLVGDHSWTFWWD from the coding sequence ATGATCTCTGAACCGCCGTTGCCCGACGATCTCCGGGCGCTGTTCGCCGGGGGCGTCGACGTGGGTCGGACGTTGTCGGTCCCGCTGCCGCCGGGCCGTTCGGTCGCCGCTGCGGACGACGCGGGCGGCCGGCCCGGGTTCTGGCTGAGCGACGGGCCCGCACCCGCAGGCCTGTGGGCCCGGCTGCGTGCCGAGCACGACCGGTCGGGGCTGTGGCCGTTGCTGCTGGACGCCTTGGACGACGAGGACGCCGACTACCGGCCGTGGGGCAACGGGGAGGTGACGCCCGGCCGGATGTCGTCGCCCGCCGGCCACGACCCCGCGCGGTTGTTGGAACGGTGGTGGGGCGAGCACGTCGAGGACGCGCTCGACGACACGGCGACGCCCGCCGAGCGGGACGCGGTGACGGCCCCGTACGGCAGCCGGTGGCCGGGGCTCGCGCCCGGCCGGCCGGTGAGCGCCGATGCCGGCCGGATCGCCGACGGCCTGGCCGAGGAGATCCTGGCCGGCCACCCGTCGGTGCGGCTGGGCCTGGTCGCCGTCGGCCGCGCGGCCGACGCCGTGACGGTGGTCGGGTGGCAGGGGCCGACCAACTACACCGACGACACCGCGGAACTGTCGGCGGTGTTGCGCAGCTGGGAGGAGCGGTTCGGCGCGCGGGTCGTCGCGGTCGGGTTCGCGACCCTGCTGCTCTCCGTCGCCGCGCCGCCCACCACCCGTGATGAGGCGTTGGCGGTCGCCGCCGAGCACTTCGCGCTGTGCCCGGACAACATCTGGCAGGACGACGAGCCGCACACGCTCGCGAGGTACGCCGAACGTCTCGTCGGCGACCACTCGTGGACGTTCTGGTGGGACTGA
- a CDS encoding alpha/beta hydrolase produces the protein MRAESRPTFVFVHGGSSNARAWGPLQNELALLGHRSHAVDLPGHGDRAGGPAAYFRQPQDVAALAAAPSPVRGVTLQDNVRHVAGVVRRLAELGPVVLVGNSLGGLTISAVANAVPDLLDRVVYLSALCLADPAMLTGPWDVVDDNLLDAAAARIAVPGVRDPGVTRLNWRAAHADAGLFAELKAAIMADADDHLFRVLLDSLDPDENHSVLEPAAVVRADGWGRVPHTYVRLSEDRAITPAVQDFMIRKADEVTPGNPFEVRTVAASHVGYFSRPEVFARLLADLV, from the coding sequence ATGCGCGCAGAATCGCGCCCCACTTTCGTGTTCGTTCACGGCGGTTCCAGCAACGCTCGGGCCTGGGGTCCGTTGCAGAACGAGTTGGCCCTGCTCGGGCATCGTTCGCACGCTGTGGACCTGCCCGGCCACGGTGACCGCGCCGGCGGTCCGGCCGCCTACTTCCGGCAGCCCCAGGACGTGGCGGCGCTGGCCGCCGCGCCGTCCCCGGTGCGTGGCGTCACGTTGCAGGACAACGTGCGGCACGTGGCGGGTGTTGTGCGGCGGCTCGCCGAGCTGGGTCCGGTGGTGCTGGTCGGCAACAGCCTCGGCGGTCTGACGATCAGCGCCGTCGCGAACGCCGTGCCGGACCTGCTGGACCGCGTGGTGTACCTGTCCGCGCTGTGCCTGGCCGATCCGGCGATGCTCACCGGGCCGTGGGACGTCGTCGACGACAACCTGCTGGACGCGGCGGCGGCGCGGATCGCCGTGCCGGGTGTGCGTGATCCCGGTGTGACGCGGTTGAACTGGCGTGCCGCGCACGCCGATGCTGGGCTGTTCGCCGAGTTGAAGGCGGCGATCATGGCCGATGCCGACGACCATCTGTTCCGGGTGCTGCTGGACTCGTTGGACCCGGACGAGAACCACTCGGTGCTGGAGCCGGCGGCGGTGGTCCGCGCGGACGGGTGGGGGCGCGTCCCGCACACCTACGTGCGGTTGTCCGAGGACCGGGCGATCACGCCGGCCGTCCAGGACTTCATGATCCGCAAGGCGGACGAGGTGACCCCGGGCAACCCGTTCGAGGTGCGCACCGTGGCGGCCTCGCACGTCGGTTACTTCAGCCGGCCGGAGGTCTTCGCGCGGTTGTTGGCCGATCTGGTCTGA
- a CDS encoding LysR substrate-binding domain-containing protein yields the protein MSNGSSRSSRGSGSASSSSWRTRWKPDRGHVAVAAETLLTLTGLLTGFRAEHPGVDIRLYQSSAPAMAEQLRAGEVDLCFASQPLPGPDLRTAELLREEVLLAVPPGHRLAERGRVRLADVAGEPFVTTRPGYWPRELADRVFAAAGLHPDYTCETDEPGATGELIVAGLGVGLVPEFSRRPEAHARGVWLHLDAPDCYRSLTLVWRADAYFSVAAQRLSDFAREHFRNL from the coding sequence ATCAGCAACGGCAGTTCGCGCTCGTCGCGGGGCAGCGGCAGCGCGTCCTCCTCGTCGTGGCGCACCAGGTGGAAACCCGACCGCGGCCACGTCGCCGTCGCGGCCGAAACCCTGCTCACCCTCACCGGCCTGCTCACCGGGTTCCGCGCCGAGCACCCCGGCGTGGACATCCGGCTGTACCAGTCCTCCGCCCCGGCCATGGCCGAGCAGCTGCGCGCCGGCGAGGTCGACCTGTGCTTCGCCTCCCAGCCGCTGCCCGGCCCGGACCTGCGCACGGCGGAACTGCTGCGCGAGGAGGTGCTGCTCGCCGTGCCGCCCGGCCACCGGCTCGCCGAACGCGGCCGGGTCCGGCTGGCGGACGTCGCCGGCGAGCCGTTCGTCACCACCCGCCCCGGCTACTGGCCGCGCGAGCTGGCCGACCGGGTGTTCGCGGCGGCCGGCCTGCACCCCGACTACACCTGCGAGACCGACGAACCCGGCGCCACCGGCGAGCTGATCGTCGCCGGCCTCGGCGTCGGCCTGGTGCCCGAGTTCTCCCGCCGGCCCGAGGCCCACGCCCGGGGCGTCTGGCTGCACCTCGACGCCCCGGACTGCTACCGCAGCCTCACCCTCGTCTGGCGCGCCGACGCCTACTTCTCCGTCGCGGCGCAACGACTCTCCGACTTCGCACGGGAGCACTTCCGGAACCTGTAG